The DNA segment GTGCGCCCGCCGTGGCGGAGCGCGTTCGTGAGGCCCTCCTGCACGATGCGGTAGATCGTGAGCCCGAGGGCGGGATCGTCGTTCGGCGGGACTCCCGTCGTCGTCAGCCACACCGGGAGCCCCGCCTCGCGGAAGCCGTCGACGAGTTCGGGGAGCTCTGCGACATCGGGCTGCGGGTGGCGCTCGGCCGGGACATCCGCTTCGTCAGACGCGTTCAGCACGCCGAGCATGCGCCGCATGTCGCCGAGCGCCTCGCGGCCCGTCTCGGCGACGCCGCGCATGAGCTCGGCGGCCCGCTCGGGGTCGCGCGGGGCGGACGCGGCCGACCCCTCGGCCATCGTGATCATGACCGTGAGCCCGTGCGACACGATGTCGTGCATCTCGCGCGCGATCCGCGCCCGCTCGTCGGCCGCCGCGAGCCGCACTCGCTGATCGCGCTCGCGCGCGAGGTCGTGCGCGCGAGCGATGAGCGCCGCGAGATACCGGCGCCGGTTGCCGACCGTGACGCCGAGGAGCACGGCGACGAGCATGAGCACGACGTACTGGGTGATGGTGCTCCCGAGGGGGTCGTACTCGCGCCCTTCGAACCCGCGGGTGATGAAACCGGCCGTGCCGAACAGCACCGGCACGTACGCGACGCCGACCGACAAGGCTGCGGAGACGCCGTATCCGATCCACGCGTCGCGCGTCGACCGGTATGCACCGAGCGCGTAGAGCGCGAGCAGCACCGCGAACGACTCGTTCGAGAACGGCGAGGTGAGCACGCAGGCTCCCCAGGCGATCGCGAACACGAGCCACGGCCGCGTGCGCCGGAACAGGAACAGCGCGACGCCCGCGGCGATCGCCGCCGCGATGTGGACGGCCGTCATCCCCCACGTCGGACCCCCCGGCATGAGCGACACCGCGATCGCCCCGAGGATCGTCGGCACGAGGTAGAACCCCGCGATGAGCCCGTCGGTGAGGCGCGGATGCCTCGCCCAGAACTGCCGGATGACCCCCGGTGGCTTCGGCAGCAGAACGCCTCCCTCTGTGCCCGTATCGGGGCCGAGGGAGGCGCTCTGCCGTGCCATGTTCAGGATGTTACGCGTCGCGGCGCTTGAGGAGCACGGATGCGCCCGTGAGCGACACGGCCGTCCAGCCGAGCGTGAGGAGCAGGCTCTGCCACACGTTCGGGTCGGTCGACGCCGGGTCGATGAGCGACGGCGGGGTCGTCATCGTCGAGCCCGCCGAGGCGAGCAGGAACGGCACGATGTCGTGCGCCCAGTCGGCCGGGATGAGCTGGAGGATCATGGGCACGAGCAGGATGAAGCCGAGGACGACCGCGATGCCGCCTGCACTCGAGCGGAGCATCGCCCCGACGCCGAGCGCGAACACCGACACGAGGGCCAGGTAGAGCGCGCCGAGGGCGAGCGGCTGCAGCACCTCGGGGTCGAAGAGGCTCGCCTCGACGCCCGCACCCGAGAACACGAGGTTCGCGACGAGGAACGCCGCGACGAGCGCGACCGCCGAGACGACGAACGTCGCGACGAACAGCACGACGGCCTTCGCCGCGAGCACCGGCAGGCGCTTGGGCGTCGCCTGGAACGACGAGCGGATCATGCCCGTCGTGTACTCGCCGCTGATCGACAGCACGCCGAGCACGCCCACGACGAGTTGCCCGAACAGGACGCCGAACGATGCCGCCTGCACGACGAAGCCGACCTGCTGGTCGGCGGGCGCCTGCGAGACATCCATGTTGCCGCCCATGCCGCCTGTGAACGTCGCCGACATGAGCCACGCCATGCCGACCGCGATGACGACGACGATCGCGTACGACCACACGGTCGAGCGGAGGCTCTTGAGCTTGATCCACTCCGAGTTGAGGAGCCCCGCGAAGGTCGGGTTGCGACGCTGGGTCGGGACGGCGGTGAGGGCTGCGGCGGTCATCGGACGGCCTCCGTTCGGTACTCGACGACGTCGGCCGTGAGGGCCATGTAAGCCTCTTCGAGCGA comes from the Agromyces protaetiae genome and includes:
- a CDS encoding ABC transporter permease subunit, whose amino-acid sequence is MTAAALTAVPTQRRNPTFAGLLNSEWIKLKSLRSTVWSYAIVVVIAVGMAWLMSATFTGGMGGNMDVSQAPADQQVGFVVQAASFGVLFGQLVVGVLGVLSISGEYTTGMIRSSFQATPKRLPVLAAKAVVLFVATFVVSAVALVAAFLVANLVFSGAGVEASLFDPEVLQPLALGALYLALVSVFALGVGAMLRSSAGGIAVVLGFILLVPMILQLIPADWAHDIVPFLLASAGSTMTTPPSLIDPASTDPNVWQSLLLTLGWTAVSLTGASVLLKRRDA